From a single Streptomyces misionensis genomic region:
- a CDS encoding class I adenylate-forming enzyme family protein produces the protein MRPHDMGTLFDEAAATGAPTVVHLDRPFDIAPHDGTRWTLPELAHLVRATAARLADAGVRPGDRVAIVKDNHWDHDLLGCAVVRLGAVPALLSARLETPDLLTLLDRLRPAALVTTAALLARCRDAASHAPAPLLVTLDSAVPGALHLAGLDATRPCPPVRRSPDEPLVIHHTSGTTGLPKLVTHSTRTLVDKLARFEAVRYPGIGIRPDDVLLNAGAYAHGRAFCWTAVVLSVPPAEIVLLSGDDPDTADPLLRTHPPTVVEATPATYVRLRPLTTRLDNPFRRVRLYISTYDAVHPPTLRAYLTASRHRRPLWMQGWGQTETGPLTFRFHTRRSALAADAESTARRLGRPVPGRTRLRAVDPDTLRPVKRGRPGLLLVRTAALAQGYVGEDERWAAKRVGDWWSTGDMGVLHRDGSVSVLDREVDSLPGMSCLRTEDALEQRLPQALECVVLGLPDGDPLPVVVTADGRLDPDAWKQATYGLPALRDPAVLTWDDVPRTGTGKVRRAALSRRLTGSAPAGTGRWT, from the coding sequence TTGCGACCGCATGACATGGGCACCCTGTTCGACGAGGCGGCGGCGACCGGCGCCCCGACCGTCGTCCACCTGGACCGGCCCTTCGACATCGCCCCGCACGACGGAACCCGCTGGACCCTCCCGGAACTCGCCCACCTGGTCCGCGCCACCGCCGCCCGGCTCGCCGACGCCGGAGTGCGGCCCGGCGACCGCGTGGCCATCGTGAAGGACAACCACTGGGACCACGACCTGCTCGGCTGCGCCGTGGTCCGGCTCGGCGCCGTCCCCGCGCTGCTGTCCGCCCGGCTGGAGACCCCGGACCTGCTCACCCTGCTGGACCGGCTCCGGCCCGCCGCGCTCGTCACCACCGCCGCCCTGCTGGCCCGCTGCCGGGACGCGGCGTCACACGCGCCGGCGCCACTCCTCGTCACCCTCGACTCCGCCGTACCCGGCGCCCTCCACCTCGCCGGCCTCGACGCCACCCGGCCCTGCCCCCCGGTACGGCGCTCCCCCGACGAACCCCTCGTCATCCACCACACGTCGGGCACCACCGGACTGCCCAAACTGGTGACCCACTCCACGCGCACCCTCGTGGACAAGCTCGCCCGCTTCGAGGCGGTGCGCTACCCGGGCATCGGCATCCGCCCGGACGACGTCCTCCTCAACGCCGGCGCCTACGCCCACGGGCGCGCCTTCTGCTGGACGGCGGTCGTCCTCTCGGTCCCGCCCGCCGAGATCGTGCTGCTCAGCGGGGACGACCCGGACACCGCCGATCCACTGCTGCGGACCCACCCGCCCACCGTCGTCGAGGCCACGCCCGCCACCTACGTCCGGCTGCGGCCGCTCACCACCCGGCTCGACAACCCCTTCCGCCGGGTCCGCCTCTACATCAGCACCTACGACGCGGTGCACCCGCCGACCCTGCGCGCCTACCTGACCGCGAGCCGGCACCGCCGCCCGCTGTGGATGCAGGGCTGGGGCCAGACCGAGACCGGACCGCTCACCTTCCGCTTCCACACCCGGCGCTCCGCCCTCGCGGCGGACGCCGAGTCCACGGCACGCCGGCTGGGCCGCCCGGTGCCGGGCCGCACCCGGCTGCGCGCCGTGGACCCGGACACCCTGCGGCCGGTGAAGCGCGGCCGTCCCGGACTGCTCCTGGTGCGCACCGCCGCCCTCGCCCAGGGCTACGTCGGCGAGGACGAACGCTGGGCCGCCAAACGCGTCGGCGACTGGTGGTCCACGGGCGACATGGGCGTGCTCCACCGCGACGGCAGCGTCAGCGTCCTGGACCGCGAGGTCGACAGCCTGCCCGGCATGAGCTGCCTGCGGACCGAGGACGCGCTGGAGCAGCGGCTGCCCCAGGCCCTGGAGTGCGTGGTCCTCGGCCTGCCCGACGGCGATCCGCTGCCCGTCGTGGTCACCGCCGACGGCCGGCTGGACCCGGACGCCTGGAAACAAGCCACGTACGGGCTACCGGCGTTGCGTGACCCGGCCGTCCTCACCTGGGACGATGTGCCCCGCACCGGCACCGGCAAGGTCCGCCGCGCCGCCCTGTCACGACGGCTCACGGGGTCAGCGCCGGCCGGCACCGGCCGCTGGACCTGA
- a CDS encoding class I SAM-dependent methyltransferase: MTPPAPARAVFDNGTAHSRDQHRCLEAAYDPVTLPRLAAAGVGPGWHCLEIGAGGGSIARWLADRVAPDGSVLATDRDPRDLVPGPRLQVAALDVARDPLPEETYDLVVARLVLQHVPDRDTVLRRLVRALRPGGLLQIDEIDASYEPPLLTPDAATEELYVRFLRAKAAALRAAGGDPHWGRRVPAALRAAGLTGIDVHLHIDVRHAQDPGLGLQLNHTRNLRDRLLAQGMTDDELDRVGRLMRDPSFRAASSVFYSVQGRRPGEGRG; this comes from the coding sequence ATGACACCGCCGGCTCCCGCCCGAGCGGTCTTCGACAACGGCACCGCGCACAGCCGCGACCAGCACCGCTGCCTGGAGGCCGCCTACGACCCGGTGACCCTGCCCCGGCTGGCCGCCGCCGGGGTCGGCCCGGGCTGGCACTGTCTGGAGATCGGTGCGGGCGGCGGCAGCATCGCGCGCTGGCTCGCCGACCGGGTCGCCCCGGACGGCTCGGTGCTCGCCACCGACCGCGACCCCCGCGACCTGGTGCCCGGCCCGCGCCTCCAGGTCGCCGCGCTCGACGTGGCCCGCGACCCGCTGCCGGAGGAGACCTACGACCTGGTGGTGGCACGTCTGGTCCTCCAGCACGTACCGGACCGCGACACGGTGCTGCGGCGGCTCGTCCGCGCACTGCGGCCCGGCGGCCTCCTCCAGATCGACGAGATCGACGCCTCCTACGAGCCGCCGCTGCTGACCCCGGACGCGGCCACCGAGGAGCTGTACGTCCGGTTCCTGCGCGCCAAGGCGGCCGCGCTGCGCGCCGCGGGCGGCGACCCGCACTGGGGACGCCGGGTGCCGGCCGCCCTGCGCGCGGCCGGCCTGACCGGCATCGACGTCCACCTGCACATCGACGTGCGCCACGCCCAGGACCCCGGCCTCGGGCTCCAGTTGAACCACACCCGCAACCTCCGGGACCGGCTGCTGGCCCAGGGCATGACCGACGACGAGCTGGACCGCGTGGGGCGGTTGATGCGCGACCCGTCGTTCCGTGCCGCCTCCAGCGTCTTCTACTCGGTGCAGGGCCGCCGGCCCGGCGAGGGGCGCGGGTGA